In the genome of Saccharomonospora viridis DSM 43017, one region contains:
- a CDS encoding MSMEG_6728 family protein has translation MQTFLPYPDFAATAHVLDQRRLGKQRVEALQVLRALTVPGHGWRRHPAVRMWAGYEEALTRYGLTMCEVWRAQGRADTCARKMVADLASALGIRVVRDQATLAVANDLPPWLGDEEFHRSHRSALVRKDPEHYRPLFPDVPDNLPYVWPSSDRPQLTDPNPPEAS, from the coding sequence GTGCAGACGTTTCTGCCCTATCCCGACTTCGCCGCGACGGCCCACGTCCTCGACCAACGACGGCTGGGCAAACAACGGGTCGAGGCCCTCCAGGTGTTGCGGGCCCTGACCGTGCCGGGACACGGCTGGCGTCGTCATCCCGCGGTGCGCATGTGGGCCGGTTACGAGGAGGCGCTCACCCGCTACGGGCTGACCATGTGCGAGGTGTGGCGCGCACAGGGTAGGGCGGACACGTGCGCGCGGAAGATGGTGGCCGACCTGGCTTCGGCCCTCGGCATCAGGGTCGTGCGTGACCAGGCGACACTGGCCGTGGCCAACGACCTGCCGCCGTGGCTGGGCGACGAGGAGTTCCACCGCAGCCACCGCTCCGCCCTCGTGCGCAAGGACCCGGAACATTACCGGCCGCTCTTCCCCGACGTACCGGACAACCTGCCGTATGTGTGGCCGTCCTCCGACCGACCACAGCTCACCGATCCGAACCCGCCTGAAGCGAGCTGA